The DNA segment ACACTGATACCTGCATTCTTTTTGCCGCTGCCGAATCCGTTTCCGCCACCCACAATGTCAGCGAGATCCAGGCTCTGCCCACGCCAAACAAAGCCAGCCTTAGATTCTATGTCGCGCACGAATGCTTCGTTTTTAAGTGAAACATCAGATACCGTCCCCATAGCATCAACGCTTTTGGCCTGACCAGCCGCCACGTTTATGCCTTTCCTCTTTTTACCTTTACCACCAGGTATCAACGAAGCCTTGCCTTTGATCATGTGAATATCCGAGGTCCCGTCCACATCCACTTTGACCCCAAACTCAGTGCCCAGATCTACAATCTTGCTTGAAGGCGTATCCACCGTAAAACCCGTGGCATGAAGGGGCACCTGCGAATATAGCCGTCCATAATTCAGTGACATACTTTCGCCGGTCTTGAGCTCGATTTCAGCTGGAGCTTCTAAGACCACCACTGCCCCGTAGTCGAATTCAATCTTCGCAATTCCTTTTTCAAGCCGCAACGGCCCGGACTGATTGTAAAGCAGTGAACCCGATTCCATAGAACCATCTGCTGAAGACCACTTCGCATCCACACTGTCGACTAACATTGCTACGAATTCCCGCGGGTAGGGACGGATATTGATCCAAATCACAGCCAGCAAGACAGCCGCAACCGAAATCATCGCAGTCAATACCGCCAGTTTGCTCACTTCGCGGGTGGTCGGCTTTACTCTCAAAGCACTAGTGTGAATCTGTTGGATAGAATCCTCACATGGCCTTTCTACCTCAACCTCCGGGGCCACTTTTTCTTCATGCGCAAGTGCTCTCCAAAGATCAAGATCTATAGCCCCACGAGTTGGCAACTCAGCTTCGACATGCCCGAGCTTGCGAACATGCCTGAGAGCCAAATTGACCTGCAAGAGCTCAAAGTAATACTCTTCAGCATCCCGATCGCTACTGAGAATCTGCTCCAGTCGCGCTGTAGACTGTGCATCACCCTCATCTTCGAGAAGCCTGAGTACAAGCAGTCGTATTTCGCGAAGTTTTTCGTCATTCGCACTCATTAGAGCTCCTCCTGCGCAAGTGACCGCCTGACACATCTGACTAAAAGGTCCTGAATTCGTGAAAGGTTGTAATACACGTTTCTTACGCCAGTGTTAAGTCTTTCGGCAATATTCCTGGCCCGAAGATTTTGCCAATACCGCAGTTCAATAAGCTCTCTGTCGCCCTTCTCGAGCTTCTTTACACATTCTAGGAGTTTCTCGGTCCTCTTGTTTGTCAGATCCAGTCTGGCTGGCGCTCTATCCTTCAGTTCGAACAAGAACTTATCGCTGAATTTGACTTTGGAATCTCGCTTGCGGTCTCTTCGAAATGTCAGAACCTGGTAATAGGCTATTGTCGTGCTCCAGGCTAGAAAGTCGCTGCCCTGCTCAAATCTGTCAAAATTCTTCC comes from the Anaerohalosphaera lusitana genome and includes:
- a CDS encoding FecR domain-containing protein yields the protein MSANDEKLREIRLLVLRLLEDEGDAQSTARLEQILSSDRDAEEYYFELLQVNLALRHVRKLGHVEAELPTRGAIDLDLWRALAHEEKVAPEVEVERPCEDSIQQIHTSALRVKPTTREVSKLAVLTAMISVAAVLLAVIWINIRPYPREFVAMLVDSVDAKWSSADGSMESGSLLYNQSGPLRLEKGIAKIEFDYGAVVVLEAPAEIELKTGESMSLNYGRLYSQVPLHATGFTVDTPSSKIVDLGTEFGVKVDVDGTSDIHMIKGKASLIPGGKGKKRKGINVAAGQAKSVDAMGTVSDVSLKNEAFVRDIESKAGFVWRGQSLDLADIVGGGNGFGSGKKNAGISVRTGVFHEKVMPPESLAKSGYDYKYKEVSTVDFIDGVFIPTDTETMQVSSHGHTFDITSKVAPGNFGAAIANYDASTGSIEPILGGLKYAKKDSLIMMRRNKGITFDLEKIRSRVPGLRITRFSSVAGVSESDLSVEKISANFYVLVDGEKKVVSKHISGGSGPAKFEVELTDENRFLTLITSYESFGMSNSSMFAEPRLILEQATE
- a CDS encoding sigma-70 family RNA polymerase sigma factor gives rise to the protein MGPKSENLRTQEYIKLLAAHQSQIYAYILSMVVNYTEADEIMQETSMAMWKNFDRFEQGSDFLAWSTTIAYYQVLTFRRDRKRDSKVKFSDKFLFELKDRAPARLDLTNKRTEKLLECVKKLEKGDRELIELRYWQNLRARNIAERLNTGVRNVYYNLSRIQDLLVRCVRRSLAQEEL